The following proteins are encoded in a genomic region of Flavobacteriales bacterium:
- a CDS encoding M20/M25/M40 family metallo-hydrolase — protein sequence MELLKTLCQIEAPSGSEQKMTDFVLNYIQNNQKHWKVQPELYYGEGFQDCIVMVFGKPTTAIFAHLDSIGYTVKYNNEVIKIGGPTTKEGIVLVGQDSLGRIEEKLQHKEDNNGNKTLYIGGREVERGTTLTFKVDFRETDDFVQSCYMDNRLGVWNALKVAENLENGIICFSTWEEHGGGSVGYLAKFIYEKYGVKQALISDITWVTEGVKHAEGVAISIRDSGIPRRSYINKIISLAKESQIPFQLEVESAGGSDGNALQRSPYPFDWCFIGAPEDFVHTPDEKVHKSDIESMVKMYNYLMINL from the coding sequence ATGGAACTATTAAAAACACTTTGCCAAATAGAAGCACCTTCTGGTTCAGAACAGAAAATGACCGATTTTGTGTTAAACTACATTCAGAATAATCAAAAGCACTGGAAAGTTCAACCTGAACTGTATTATGGCGAAGGTTTTCAAGATTGTATAGTAATGGTTTTTGGCAAACCGACTACAGCTATTTTTGCTCACCTAGACAGTATCGGCTATACCGTAAAGTACAACAATGAGGTGATTAAAATTGGAGGCCCTACTACCAAAGAGGGCATCGTATTAGTGGGTCAAGATAGCCTAGGAAGAATTGAAGAAAAACTACAGCATAAAGAAGATAATAACGGCAACAAAACCCTCTATATAGGTGGTAGAGAAGTTGAAAGAGGTACTACACTCACTTTTAAAGTCGATTTTAGAGAGACTGATGACTTTGTTCAGTCTTGTTATATGGATAACCGTTTGGGTGTGTGGAATGCGCTTAAAGTGGCTGAAAATCTAGAAAATGGCATTATTTGCTTCTCCACATGGGAAGAACACGGTGGTGGTTCAGTAGGCTATTTAGCCAAATTTATTTATGAAAAATACGGGGTTAAACAGGCTCTTATTTCTGATATCACATGGGTAACGGAAGGTGTAAAACACGCTGAAGGGGTAGCCATTTCTATCCGAGATAGTGGTATTCCAAGAAGAAGTTATATCAATAAAATTATATCATTAGCTAAAGAAAGCCAAATCCCTTTTCAACTGGAAGTAGAAAGTGCTGGAGGTAGTGATGGAAATGCGCTACAGCGTTCGCCCTACCCTTTTGATTGGTGTTTTATTGGTGCTCCCGAAGACTTTGTACATACACCAGATGAGAAAGTACATAAGTCAGATATAGAATCTATGGTTAAAATGTATAATTATCTGATGATTAATCTTTAA
- a CDS encoding aquaporin, whose amino-acid sequence MKRYWAEFLGTFMMVFAGTGAMVINDLYGSVSHLGIGLTFGLVVMAVIYSIGSISGAHINPAVSIAFWVAKRFEGKELLPYISFQLMGAFVASLSLKVMFPEHELLGATLPVDTWQQSFVLEFILTFILMFVILLLSEGSKEVGVMTGLVIGSVVAFEAIFAGPVSGASMNPARSIAPAVVSGHLAHLWLYVVSTTLGAVASVFAVKLIKD is encoded by the coding sequence ATGAAAAGATATTGGGCAGAGTTTTTAGGTACTTTCATGATGGTATTTGCGGGTACTGGTGCTATGGTCATAAATGATCTTTACGGTAGTGTTTCTCATTTGGGTATTGGCTTAACTTTTGGCTTGGTCGTTATGGCTGTTATTTATTCTATAGGAAGTATTTCAGGAGCACATATAAATCCGGCAGTTAGTATTGCTTTTTGGGTAGCCAAACGTTTTGAAGGTAAAGAATTATTGCCATATATAAGTTTTCAGTTAATGGGTGCTTTTGTGGCTAGTCTGAGTTTAAAAGTTATGTTCCCAGAACATGAATTATTAGGAGCTACTTTGCCAGTAGATACTTGGCAACAATCGTTTGTATTGGAATTTATTTTAACCTTTATTCTAATGTTTGTCATTTTACTTCTTTCTGAAGGAAGCAAAGAAGTAGGCGTAATGACGGGTTTAGTGATAGGCTCGGTAGTAGCTTTTGAAGCTATTTTTGCAGGGCCTGTATCGGGAGCGTCTATGAATCCAGCTCGTTCTATTGCTCCAGCAGTTGTATCAGGACATTTAGCTCATCTGTGGTTATATGTCGTTTCTACAACTTTAGGAGCTGTGGCTTCTGTTTTTGCAGTAAAATTGATTAAAGATTAA
- a CDS encoding thioesterase family protein, with translation MFTFQTSLRVRYAETDKMGYVYYGNYATYFEVARVEALRSLGINYKEMEDKGVMLPVLSYSTKFFKPAFYDEELTIKLFIKEMPKARIHFHFETYNESSVKINEAEVVLVFVDMAKNKPCSAPQELITQLKHFGL, from the coding sequence ATGTTCACCTTTCAAACAAGCTTAAGAGTTCGTTATGCTGAAACGGACAAAATGGGTTACGTCTATTATGGCAATTATGCTACTTACTTTGAAGTGGCTCGGGTAGAAGCCCTTAGGAGTTTGGGTATTAACTATAAAGAAATGGAAGATAAGGGGGTAATGCTACCTGTTCTTTCTTATTCTACCAAATTTTTCAAACCAGCATTTTACGATGAAGAATTAACTATTAAGCTATTCATTAAAGAAATGCCCAAGGCACGAATTCATTTTCATTTTGAAACTTATAACGAATCATCAGTTAAAATTAATGAGGCTGAAGTTGTACTCGTCTTTGTTGATATGGCAAAAAACAAGCCTTGTTCAGCACCTCAAGAGTTAATCACACAATTAAAACATTTCGGTTTATGA
- a CDS encoding SPFH domain-containing protein has protein sequence MNKLIFLLPLVIILLPLTFFVVKQQTAAVIERFGKFTSIRHSGLQLKIPVIDRIAGKLSLKIQQLDVVVETKTKDDVFVKLKVSVQFQVIKTKVYDAFYKLDYPHDQITSYVFDVIRAEVPKMKLDDVFEKKNDIAIAVKSELNDAMIEYGYDIIKTLVTDIDPDAQVKNAMNRINAAEREKVAAQYEGDAARILIVEKAKAEAESKRLQGQGIADQRREIARGLEESVEVLNKVGINSQEASALIVVTQHYDTLQAVGADTNSNLILLPNSPQAGSDMLNNMVASFTASNQIGEAMKKQDQRKDKKSE, from the coding sequence ATGAATAAATTAATCTTTCTCTTACCTCTTGTTATCATTCTTTTACCCCTAACATTCTTTGTGGTAAAACAACAAACAGCAGCTGTTATTGAGCGTTTCGGTAAATTCACTTCAATACGTCATTCAGGCTTACAGCTTAAAATACCTGTTATTGATAGAATTGCAGGAAAACTCAGTTTGAAAATTCAGCAATTAGATGTTGTTGTTGAAACCAAAACTAAAGACGATGTATTTGTTAAGCTTAAAGTATCGGTACAGTTTCAAGTTATAAAAACAAAAGTGTATGACGCCTTCTATAAACTCGACTATCCTCACGACCAAATTACTTCTTATGTTTTTGATGTTATTAGAGCGGAAGTTCCTAAGATGAAGTTAGACGATGTATTTGAGAAGAAAAATGATATCGCAATAGCGGTTAAGTCTGAGCTTAATGACGCTATGATAGAATACGGTTATGATATTATTAAGACTCTTGTTACTGATATTGACCCAGACGCTCAAGTTAAAAATGCGATGAACCGTATTAATGCTGCTGAACGTGAAAAAGTTGCTGCTCAATACGAAGGGGATGCTGCTCGTATTTTAATTGTAGAGAAAGCTAAAGCAGAGGCAGAAAGTAAACGTTTGCAAGGACAAGGTATTGCCGATCAAAGAAGAGAAATAGCGAGAGGCTTGGAAGAATCTGTTGAAGTGTTAAATAAGGTTGGGATCAATTCGCAGGAAGCTTCTGCACTGATTGTTGTTACTCAACATTACGATACCTTACAAGCTGTTGGTGCTGACACTAATAGTAATCTTATTTTATTACCTAATTCGCCACAAGCCGGTTCGGATATGCTGAATAATATGGTAGCTTCTTTTACGGCTAGTAATCAGATTGGTGAGGCAATGAAGAAACAAGATCAGAGAAAAGATAAAAAATCAGAATAA
- a CDS encoding 5'-nucleotidase gives MQFIYFLLALAVFNQSNSDYSSVSRVVYDVQSTEVDSSIYYTILPYKTELDAQMNTVLCYSSKDMRKSKPESLLGNWTSDVCLEMAQELYSDDIDLSFFNTGGLRSPLPQGDITKRDLFKLMPFENELVVLELNKVEMLDLKSYFNITEGQPIAFADNFTLNDTLFLVLTTDYLANGGDKMKFFKDKTQHKVGVKMRDALINYCTRQDTISSNLDERHLILFDEN, from the coding sequence ATGCAGTTCATTTACTTTTTATTAGCCCTTGCGGTATTCAATCAATCCAATAGTGACTATTCATCAGTTAGCCGTGTGGTTTATGATGTCCAATCTACAGAAGTAGATAGCAGTATTTATTATACTATCCTACCCTACAAAACCGAATTAGATGCACAGATGAATACTGTTTTATGTTATTCGTCTAAAGACATGAGAAAATCAAAACCTGAGAGTTTACTCGGTAATTGGACTTCCGATGTATGTTTAGAAATGGCACAAGAATTATATTCAGATGATATAGACCTTAGCTTTTTCAATACTGGAGGTTTAAGAAGTCCATTACCACAAGGCGATATTACAAAACGTGACTTATTTAAGCTTATGCCTTTTGAAAACGAATTAGTGGTATTGGAATTGAACAAAGTAGAAATGCTTGACCTCAAAAGTTATTTCAACATCACTGAAGGGCAACCTATCGCTTTTGCTGATAACTTTACATTAAACGACACCTTATTTCTAGTGCTTACCACAGACTATTTAGCCAATGGTGGAGATAAAATGAAGTTCTTCAAAGATAAAACACAACATAAAGTTGGAGTTAAAATGAGAGATGCCCTTATTAATTACTGTACAAGACAGGATACTATTTCATCAAATTTAGATGAAAGACATTTAATTTTATTTGATGAAAACTAG
- a CDS encoding metallophosphatase, which translates to MKTRRKFIKQIGLGTTLLGLAPFQAFSTPSPKNVKLTILHTNDMHSHIEAFSSGRNKGLGGMFQLSSLVKKIRQEEENILLLDAGDIFQGTPYFNLFGGELEFRLMSEMGYDAVTIGNHDFDNGIDGLANQMHHANFPFISSNYDFSNTILQDKVIPHKVFNKSGIKVGVFGIGIELKGLVDPNLYGNTNYLDPVSTANEKARYLKNTLNCDLVICLSHLGFKYKSNKMSDMKLAVQTKNIDLIIGGHTHSFLNEPVIVQNSANKEVLISQVGFGAIKLGKIDFYFDENKSEFLNLEHSFKSNTLDVRS; encoded by the coding sequence ATGAAAACTAGAAGAAAATTTATAAAACAAATTGGCTTAGGCACAACATTATTAGGACTTGCGCCGTTTCAAGCATTCTCAACGCCTTCTCCAAAAAACGTAAAGCTTACCATATTACATACTAATGATATGCACAGCCATATAGAAGCTTTTTCATCTGGAAGAAATAAAGGATTAGGCGGTATGTTTCAATTATCTTCCTTAGTAAAGAAGATAAGACAAGAAGAGGAAAATATTCTTCTACTAGATGCAGGAGACATCTTTCAAGGCACCCCCTATTTTAACTTATTTGGTGGCGAATTAGAATTTAGACTAATGAGTGAAATGGGCTATGATGCTGTGACTATCGGAAATCATGATTTCGATAATGGTATAGATGGCTTAGCAAATCAAATGCATCATGCTAACTTCCCATTTATATCATCTAATTACGACTTCAGTAACACTATATTACAAGATAAAGTAATTCCACACAAAGTATTCAATAAGAGTGGTATTAAAGTAGGTGTTTTCGGCATTGGTATTGAATTAAAAGGCTTAGTTGATCCTAATCTTTATGGCAACACCAACTACTTGGACCCTGTATCTACAGCTAATGAAAAGGCACGTTATTTAAAGAATACATTAAACTGCGATTTAGTAATATGTCTTTCGCATCTTGGATTTAAATATAAATCCAATAAGATGAGTGATATGAAATTAGCTGTTCAAACAAAAAACATTGATCTAATCATTGGTGGCCATACACACTCATTTCTTAATGAGCCCGTAATTGTTCAAAACAGCGCTAATAAAGAGGTGTTAATCAGTCAAGTTGGATTCGGTGCAATTAAATTAGGGAAAATTGACTTTTATTTTGATGAAAATAAGTCAGAATTTCTTAATTTAGAACACTCTTTTAAGAGTAATACGTTAGATGTACGCTCCTAA
- the dnaA gene encoding chromosomal replication initiator protein DnaA codes for MTEDKVFEIVWNNCLSIIKDNVSPQSFKTWFEPIKPIRLKGDVLTIQVPSQFFYEWLEQHYIDLLKKTVKKELGEDGKLEYSIVMDNNYNTKPYVTKVPSSGKGNLKNTPIHMPININETSIRNPFVIPGLKKIQVDPQLNANFSFNTFVEGDCNRLARSAGYAVAQKPGGTSFNPLLIYGNGGLGKTHLANAIGIEVKNLDPEKTVLYVSADKFQTQFVDAIMDNKKNDFIHFYQSIDVLIIDDVQFFAGKEKTQDAFFHIFNHLHQNGKQIILTSDKAPVDMQGVEQRLLSRFKWGLSADLQSPDLETRIAILKKKLYNDGIEMPYEVVEYIAYSITTNVRELEGALISLLAQSSLNKKNITIDLAKEMLDKFVKNTAREISIDYIQKVVCDYFDIPIELMKSKTRKREIVQARQLAMYFSKQLTKNSLANIGIHCGNKDHATVLHACKTVNNLIDTDKQFRAFVNDIEKKLTLN; via the coding sequence ATGACAGAAGATAAAGTTTTCGAGATTGTATGGAATAATTGCCTTAGCATTATAAAAGATAATGTTAGCCCGCAATCTTTTAAAACTTGGTTTGAACCAATTAAACCAATCCGCTTGAAAGGTGACGTACTAACAATACAGGTACCATCTCAATTTTTCTACGAGTGGCTTGAGCAACATTATATCGACTTACTTAAAAAGACCGTAAAGAAAGAATTAGGCGAAGATGGTAAGTTAGAGTATAGTATAGTAATGGACAACAACTACAATACTAAACCTTATGTAACAAAGGTGCCAAGTAGCGGCAAAGGCAATCTAAAGAACACACCCATTCACATGCCTATCAATATCAATGAGACTTCAATAAGAAATCCATTTGTTATTCCTGGGCTTAAAAAGATACAAGTTGATCCACAACTAAATGCTAATTTTTCATTCAACACTTTTGTTGAGGGCGATTGCAACAGGCTGGCTCGTTCTGCAGGATATGCAGTAGCGCAAAAACCTGGTGGCACTTCTTTTAATCCCCTACTTATTTATGGTAATGGCGGACTAGGAAAAACTCACCTTGCTAATGCCATTGGTATAGAGGTTAAAAATTTAGACCCTGAAAAGACGGTTTTATATGTATCAGCCGACAAATTCCAAACTCAATTTGTTGACGCCATAATGGACAACAAAAAGAATGACTTTATTCATTTCTACCAGTCTATAGATGTACTTATTATAGATGATGTTCAGTTTTTTGCAGGAAAAGAAAAAACACAAGATGCGTTCTTCCATATTTTCAACCACTTGCACCAAAACGGAAAACAAATCATTTTAACATCGGATAAAGCACCTGTAGATATGCAAGGTGTTGAACAACGTTTATTATCTCGCTTTAAGTGGGGATTATCAGCGGACTTGCAGTCTCCAGATTTAGAAACACGAATTGCAATACTGAAAAAGAAACTATACAACGATGGTATAGAAATGCCTTACGAAGTCGTTGAATATATTGCCTACTCTATCACAACCAATGTTAGAGAATTAGAAGGCGCTTTGATATCTCTATTAGCTCAATCTTCACTTAACAAGAAGAATATCACTATCGATTTAGCAAAAGAAATGCTAGATAAATTTGTGAAAAATACAGCAAGAGAAATTTCTATTGACTACATACAAAAAGTAGTTTGCGACTATTTCGATATTCCTATCGAATTGATGAAGTCAAAAACAAGAAAAAGAGAAATTGTACAGGCTAGACAATTAGCTATGTATTTTTCTAAACAGCTAACCAAAAACTCTCTTGCTAATATTGGTATTCATTGTGGTAATAAAGACCATGCTACCGTATTACACGCTTGTAAAACTGTCAATAACCTCATTGATACTGATAAGCAATTCAGAGCTTTTGTGAACGATATTGAGAAGAAACTAACACTCAATTAA
- a CDS encoding low molecular weight phosphotyrosine protein phosphatase yields the protein MKILFVCLGNICRSPLAEGILSHINPDIIVDSAGTSNYHIGNPPDSRMIETAKAYGIDISNLTARQFTSNDFDKFDKIFVMDSENYNNVVALAQNESQMEKVYHTLSDNRNVPDPYFGGKDGFIQVYELVYDACQKINHEIQ from the coding sequence ATGAAAATACTGTTTGTTTGTTTAGGAAATATATGTCGATCTCCTCTAGCTGAAGGTATTTTATCTCATATCAACCCTGATATTATTGTGGATTCTGCGGGAACGTCTAATTATCATATTGGTAACCCACCAGACTCAAGGATGATTGAAACAGCCAAAGCTTATGGAATAGACATTTCCAATCTTACTGCTAGACAATTTACTTCAAATGACTTTGATAAGTTCGATAAGATATTCGTAATGGACTCTGAAAATTATAATAATGTTGTGGCATTAGCACAAAACGAATCTCAAATGGAAAAGGTCTATCACACCTTATCTGACAACCGTAATGTTCCAGACCCTTATTTTGGTGGAAAAGACGGCTTTATACAAGTTTATGAATTAGTTTACGATGCTTGTCAAAAGATAAACCATGAAATCCAATAG
- a CDS encoding SAM-dependent methyltransferase: MKSNRGKLILIPCTLGDTEINSVLPSENTLQINSCSEFIVENIRSARRFLIKSNIKTAIDDLKFHLLNKHTKNLELTSMLNSIEEGENIGLLSEAGCPGIADPGADIVKIAHSKKIKVVPLVGPSSILMSVMASGLNGQNFAFNGYLPKDKAERKKRILFLEDLSLRHQQTQLFIETPFRNNHMLEDLCKYCHPNTVLVVATNISTESENITRDTIKNWRKKSLNLNKKPSVFLIHKY, encoded by the coding sequence ATGAAATCCAATAGAGGAAAACTCATACTAATACCTTGTACATTAGGTGATACAGAAATAAATTCGGTCTTACCTTCTGAAAATACACTTCAAATTAACAGTTGCTCCGAGTTTATTGTAGAAAATATACGTTCAGCAAGACGCTTTCTTATCAAGTCAAACATCAAAACTGCCATTGACGATTTAAAGTTCCATTTACTAAATAAACATACTAAAAATCTAGAGCTAACAAGTATGCTGAATAGTATTGAAGAAGGGGAAAATATAGGACTTTTATCTGAAGCAGGTTGCCCCGGCATTGCAGATCCAGGAGCTGATATAGTAAAAATTGCACACTCAAAAAAGATAAAAGTTGTACCTCTTGTTGGTCCATCATCCATTTTAATGTCCGTAATGGCATCTGGACTCAATGGTCAGAACTTTGCTTTTAATGGTTATTTACCAAAAGATAAGGCTGAACGTAAAAAGCGCATACTATTTTTAGAAGATTTATCGTTAAGACATCAACAAACACAATTGTTTATAGAAACACCCTTTCGTAACAATCATATGCTTGAAGATTTATGCAAATATTGCCATCCTAATACTGTGCTAGTAGTAGCGACAAATATTAGTACAGAATCAGAAAATATAACAAGAGATACGATTAAAAATTGGAGAAAAAAGTCTCTAAACTTAAATAAAAAACCTAGTGTTTTTTTAATTCACAAATACTAA
- a CDS encoding START-like domain-containing protein — MLYQLEYPLHSSIKILYERLSTISGLSEWFADDVNVSREGIYTFTWEGSSQEAELISKKKGEHIRFRWLDSEDDEYFEFRIQIDELTSDVSLIVSDFAEDEEDKEDATNLWDAQIDNLKHLIGS, encoded by the coding sequence ATGCTATATCAACTAGAATATCCTTTACACTCCTCTATAAAAATACTATACGAACGCTTATCTACAATCAGTGGCTTATCCGAATGGTTTGCCGATGATGTAAACGTTAGTAGAGAAGGTATTTACACATTTACTTGGGAAGGAAGCTCTCAAGAAGCTGAACTAATCAGTAAGAAAAAAGGAGAACACATACGCTTTAGATGGTTAGACTCTGAAGATGATGAATACTTTGAATTTAGAATTCAAATTGATGAATTAACCTCTGATGTCTCTCTAATTGTTTCAGACTTTGCTGAAGATGAAGAGGATAAAGAAGACGCTACTAACCTATGGGATGCTCAGATTGATAACTTGAAGCATTTGATAGGATCATAA
- a CDS encoding LptF/LptG family permease — translation MKKLHLFIIKSFIGPFIFTFLIAIFLLLMQFLWKYIDDLVGKGLDFIIIAKLLFYAAARFVPMALPISILLSSIMTFGNIAEKNELMAIKSAGVSLRKCMTPLLAFIIVISISSFLFSNYFMPYANLKAGSLLYDIRKQKPALNIKEGMFYNELSGYSIKIDKKLENGIDLEGVMIYDHTSEQGNDKVIVAEKGQMYLSENENYFIISLENGYSYYEMNINKKKEKRPLQRSQFKQDILRFDMSDFGMKRTSEELYRNHYAMMNNQQLTVAIDSIYSKSDTKLQLFKNNISDKIEVNYSQLESSFAKKDKNMAYYPSKVYSNAISSVKYLKSMLSNTINDQNYANKIAIKHKVEWHRKWTLAVACIIFFLIGAPLGAIIRKGGFGMPVIVSVGFFITYHIVSVTAEKMVKESELSVTEGMWTANLILLPVGIFLSLKANSDSQVFSLPSIKKLLVRKN, via the coding sequence ATGAAAAAGTTACATCTTTTCATTATTAAATCATTTATCGGTCCATTCATTTTTACTTTTCTCATAGCAATTTTTCTATTGCTTATGCAGTTCTTGTGGAAATACATTGACGACTTAGTCGGTAAAGGATTGGATTTTATAATTATAGCTAAATTGCTTTTCTATGCCGCCGCTCGTTTTGTCCCTATGGCATTACCTATATCTATTCTACTTTCCTCTATCATGACATTTGGTAATATCGCTGAGAAAAACGAACTCATGGCTATAAAATCTGCTGGTGTATCTTTAAGGAAATGTATGACGCCATTATTAGCTTTTATTATTGTTATTTCAATTTCATCATTTCTATTTTCTAATTATTTTATGCCTTATGCCAATTTGAAAGCGGGATCGCTCCTATACGATATTAGAAAACAAAAACCAGCCTTAAACATTAAGGAAGGTATGTTTTATAATGAATTGAGTGGATACAGTATCAAAATTGACAAAAAACTAGAAAACGGTATTGATCTAGAGGGTGTTATGATTTACGATCATACCTCCGAACAAGGCAACGACAAAGTAATTGTTGCCGAAAAAGGGCAAATGTATCTGTCAGAAAACGAAAATTACTTTATCATTTCACTAGAGAATGGCTACAGCTACTATGAGATGAATATTAATAAAAAGAAAGAAAAACGCCCACTTCAACGCAGTCAATTTAAACAAGATATTTTACGTTTTGACATGTCTGATTTTGGTATGAAACGCACCAGTGAAGAATTGTATCGCAATCACTATGCGATGATGAATAACCAACAACTAACAGTAGCAATAGACTCTATTTACTCTAAATCAGATACTAAACTACAACTATTCAAAAACAATATTTCAGATAAGATTGAGGTAAACTACTCACAATTGGAAAGTAGTTTTGCTAAAAAAGACAAGAATATGGCATATTATCCCTCTAAGGTGTATAGCAATGCTATTTCCTCTGTCAAGTACTTAAAGTCGATGCTTAGTAATACCATTAACGATCAAAACTACGCTAATAAAATTGCAATTAAACACAAAGTGGAATGGCATAGAAAATGGACACTTGCTGTTGCTTGTATTATCTTTTTTTTAATTGGAGCACCACTTGGTGCAATTATTAGAAAAGGGGGCTTTGGAATGCCTGTGATTGTTTCTGTTGGATTTTTCATCACATACCACATTGTTTCAGTAACAGCAGAAAAGATGGTTAAAGAATCTGAATTGTCTGTTACAGAAGGCATGTGGACTGCTAACCTTATCCTCTTGCCTGTGGGTATCTTTTTGAGCTTAAAAGCTAATTCGGACTCTCAAGTATTTAGCTTACCCTCGATCAAAAAATTATTGGTAAGAAAGAATTAA
- the ettA gene encoding energy-dependent translational throttle protein EttA, which translates to MMSDQQIIFSMNRVSKTFPSNNKQVLKDIHLSFFYGAKIGIIGLNGSGKSTLLKIIAGLDKSFQGDVHFSKDHTIGYLAQEPEMDDSKTVMDIVKEGMQEAVDLIAEYNDINNQFALPEVYENPDKMEKLMAKQGELQDQIDAAGAWDLETKLNIAMDALRCPEGEKSVSVLSGGEKRRVALCRLLLKEPDILLLDEPTNHLDAESVHWLEQHLQQYKGTVIAITHDRYFLDNVAGWILELDRGEGIPWKGNYSSWLDQKSKRLAQEEKQASKRRKTLERELEWVRMSPKGRQSKSKARLSNYDKLLSEENRQQEEKIELYIPPGPRLGTNVIEANGVSKAFDDKLLYEDLNFKLPPAGIVGIVGPNGAGKTTLFRMIMGQEEADGGSFSIGETVKVSYVDQQHADIDPEKTIWEQVTGGNELLEVAGKKVNSRSYVAKFNFQGSDQNKKVGVLSGGERNRLHLAMTLRDEGNVLLLDEPTNDLDVNTLRALEEGLENFGGCAVIISHDRWFLDRVCTHILAFEGDSQVYFFEGGYSDYEENRKKRLGDVGPTRIRYKKLVR; encoded by the coding sequence ATTATGTCCGACCAGCAAATCATATTTTCAATGAACAGGGTAAGTAAGACTTTCCCTTCCAATAACAAACAAGTTTTAAAAGATATACACCTATCCTTTTTCTATGGTGCTAAAATTGGTATTATAGGTCTTAATGGCTCAGGAAAATCTACTTTACTCAAAATAATCGCTGGTTTGGATAAATCTTTTCAAGGAGATGTCCATTTTTCTAAAGATCATACTATAGGATATCTAGCGCAAGAGCCTGAAATGGACGATTCCAAGACAGTCATGGACATCGTTAAAGAAGGTATGCAAGAAGCTGTTGACCTTATTGCAGAATACAACGATATCAATAATCAGTTTGCTTTACCTGAAGTTTATGAAAATCCAGATAAGATGGAAAAACTGATGGCAAAACAAGGTGAGCTGCAAGACCAAATAGATGCTGCAGGAGCTTGGGATTTAGAAACTAAGCTTAATATCGCAATGGATGCTTTACGTTGCCCTGAAGGTGAAAAGTCTGTTTCTGTATTATCAGGAGGAGAGAAGAGACGTGTAGCACTTTGTCGATTATTGTTGAAAGAACCAGATATCTTATTATTGGATGAGCCAACTAACCACTTAGATGCTGAATCCGTACACTGGTTAGAACAGCATTTACAACAATATAAAGGAACAGTTATTGCCATTACTCACGATAGGTATTTCTTAGATAATGTAGCCGGATGGATATTGGAATTAGATAGAGGAGAAGGTATTCCTTGGAAGGGCAATTATTCTTCGTGGTTAGACCAAAAATCTAAGCGTTTGGCACAAGAAGAAAAACAAGCTAGCAAACGAAGAAAAACTCTAGAAAGAGAATTGGAATGGGTACGTATGAGCCCTAAAGGAAGACAGTCCAAATCCAAAGCTCGTTTGAGTAATTACGATAAACTCTTGAGTGAAGAAAACAGACAGCAAGAGGAAAAAATCGAATTATATATTCCGCCAGGACCACGATTAGGGACTAATGTAATTGAGGCTAATGGTGTTTCCAAAGCCTTTGATGATAAGTTATTGTACGAAGATTTGAACTTTAAATTACCTCCAGCAGGTATAGTGGGTATAGTAGGACCAAATGGAGCAGGAAAAACTACCCTGTTCAGAATGATCATGGGACAGGAAGAAGCTGATGGTGGTTCTTTTAGTATTGGTGAAACGGTTAAGGTTTCTTACGTTGACCAACAACATGCTGATATAGACCCTGAAAAAACCATTTGGGAACAAGTCACAGGTGGTAATGAATTGCTCGAAGTGGCTGGTAAAAAAGTCAATTCACGTTCTTATGTAGCGAAGTTTAATTTTCAAGGTTCTGACCAAAACAAAAAAGTAGGGGTTTTATCTGGGGGAGAAAGAAACAGACTTCACTTGGCTATGACATTAAGAGATGAGGGTAATGTATTACTCCTTGATGAGCCTACAAACGACCTTGATGTCAATACTTTACGTGCTTTGGAAGAAGGCTTAGAAAACTTTGGTGGATGTGCTGTTATTATCTCTCACGATCGTTGGTTCTTAGATAGAGTATGTACGCATATCCTAGCTTTTGAAGGCGATTCTCAGGTTTATTTCTTTGAAGGTGGGTACAGCGATTATGAAGAAAATCGTAAAAAGAGATTAGGTGATGTAGGGCCTACACGTATAAGGTATAAAAAGCTTGTTCGTTAA